In Psychrobacter sp. P11G3, a single genomic region encodes these proteins:
- the coaE gene encoding dephospho-CoA kinase (Dephospho-CoA kinase (CoaE) performs the final step in coenzyme A biosynthesis.), with the protein MSKNTSHSYSHQPQTTQPKNKTLVIGLTGGIGSGKSAASAWFAEQGIDIIDADVIAHETVAKGSVTLQKIQKKFGDWILTDDGVMDRAAVRTHVFANPEALIELEAITHPAIRETAKAQLDASTSPYIILSAPLLIEAAEAGLANLCQRILVMDATEDTQLARASQRDDQSIQKIKAIMTNQLSREERNRHADNVILNESDLASLYLQLEPLHQEYLTLAQQLKFAGD; encoded by the coding sequence ATGTCAAAAAACACATCTCACTCTTATTCACACCAACCACAAACCACGCAACCAAAAAACAAGACGCTCGTCATTGGTTTAACGGGCGGGATCGGTAGTGGCAAATCTGCCGCTAGTGCTTGGTTTGCTGAGCAAGGGATCGATATTATCGATGCAGACGTGATCGCCCATGAGACTGTCGCTAAAGGTAGCGTCACTCTGCAGAAAATCCAGAAAAAATTTGGTGATTGGATACTGACGGATGATGGTGTTATGGATAGGGCTGCTGTACGTACACACGTATTTGCAAATCCTGAAGCGCTGATTGAGCTTGAGGCTATTACTCATCCAGCGATACGTGAGACAGCAAAAGCACAGCTAGATGCTAGTACTTCACCGTATATAATCTTGTCTGCGCCCCTACTTATAGAGGCGGCAGAAGCAGGACTGGCCAATTTATGTCAACGTATTTTGGTCATGGATGCGACCGAAGACACGCAGCTTGCGCGTGCCAGTCAGCGTGATGATCAAAGCATACAAAAGATTAAGGCCATTATGACCAATCAGCTAAGTCGTGAAGAGCGTAATCGTCATGCAGACAATGTCATACTCAATGAGAGCGACCTTGCCTCTCTATATCTACAACTAGAACCTTTACATCAAGAGTATCTTACGCTTGCCCAGCAGCTAAAGTTCGCTGGCGATTAA
- a CDS encoding YqgE/AlgH family protein: MSKTNLTHHFLIAAPELSDPRFEKALIYICRHDKHGALGLMVNRPLEQSRVGKLLEDLDIEVTNPQVMEDVALEGGPMYPEVGFVLHTGQPEWASSFAISENVCITTSQDILKRIAAGQGVGHYQLCLGHASWGKKQLDQELSNGDWLVCPADLNLLFDTPFEERWQIAADKIGVNFDYLSSDIGHA; the protein is encoded by the coding sequence ATGTCTAAAACCAATTTGACCCATCATTTTTTGATTGCAGCACCAGAGCTGTCAGACCCAAGGTTTGAGAAGGCACTTATATATATTTGCCGTCATGACAAGCATGGGGCGCTAGGTCTGATGGTTAATCGTCCGCTTGAGCAATCTCGCGTAGGTAAGCTGCTAGAAGATTTAGATATTGAAGTGACCAATCCACAGGTGATGGAAGATGTGGCATTAGAGGGCGGCCCTATGTATCCGGAGGTTGGCTTTGTGCTGCATACTGGTCAGCCAGAATGGGCGTCTTCTTTTGCTATTTCAGAGAACGTTTGCATCACAACTAGCCAAGATATTCTAAAGCGTATTGCCGCAGGTCAAGGCGTCGGTCACTATCAGCTGTGCCTAGGTCATGCCAGCTGGGGCAAAAAACAGCTAGACCAAGAGCTGAGTAATGGTGATTGGTTAGTTTGCCCTGCTGATCTGAACTTATTATTTGATACACCGTTTGAAGAACGCTGGCAAATTGCAGCCGACAAAATCGGAGTCAACTTTGACTACCTTAGTAGTGACATAGGTCATGCATAA
- the lptG gene encoding LPS export ABC transporter permease LptG: MRSLFAKSDKSVPLAKKPANLKVLSRYVKLNALLAIIAAVIGLWALQLIFSYLSELDSLDDNYTMGEALKYIFYRSPYFLEQFIPTGALLGAVIGLGLLANKSELVVMRAAGVSIYRIVGWVLQPALIFVLLALAINQFVLPSFNQLAKQINDEDSTSLVTSVRGYWTIQPRFETAEDGSATPDGSDVLYIDYADVAGNIGEVKRWHLDNNGNLQTAVHAEGGKYTGREPIDVNSEKPSEQYRYEWQLNDMVKLSINQGFESSQAVSPSDTLSLPFAPESVYLLTRKAEDLSLTQLYEHRTFMRQQGNRSLDHEVAFWQKLLSPLSILSLVIVACSFVFGSLRTHSLGLRIVVALLFGLLFSYIQDLVGFVSLATGFSPMLMVLLPIIGSALLGGYLIKRQM; encoded by the coding sequence ATGCGCTCTTTATTTGCTAAGTCAGACAAGTCTGTTCCATTGGCCAAAAAACCTGCCAATCTAAAAGTCCTCAGTCGTTATGTCAAACTCAACGCTCTATTAGCTATTATCGCTGCCGTCATTGGCTTATGGGCATTACAGCTGATTTTTTCTTACTTATCAGAGCTTGATTCGTTAGATGATAACTACACCATGGGCGAGGCGCTCAAATATATCTTTTATCGTTCGCCTTACTTTTTAGAGCAATTTATTCCAACGGGTGCGCTATTGGGTGCTGTCATAGGGTTAGGTTTGCTGGCGAATAAAAGCGAGCTGGTCGTCATGCGCGCGGCTGGGGTCAGTATTTATCGTATCGTCGGTTGGGTATTACAGCCCGCTTTGATATTTGTACTGTTGGCATTAGCTATCAACCAGTTCGTTTTACCGTCTTTTAATCAGTTGGCAAAACAGATTAATGATGAAGACAGCACCTCACTGGTCACATCAGTACGCGGCTACTGGACGATACAGCCACGATTCGAAACCGCAGAAGATGGCAGTGCTACACCTGATGGTAGCGACGTTTTATATATTGATTATGCTGATGTCGCGGGTAATATTGGCGAGGTGAAACGCTGGCATTTGGACAACAACGGTAATTTGCAAACTGCTGTCCATGCGGAAGGTGGAAAGTATACTGGCCGTGAACCAATTGATGTAAATAGTGAAAAGCCAAGTGAGCAGTATCGCTACGAGTGGCAGCTAAATGATATGGTTAAGCTCTCTATTAATCAGGGCTTTGAGAGTAGCCAAGCCGTTTCACCATCAGATACGTTAAGCTTACCCTTTGCCCCAGAGTCTGTATATCTGTTAACGCGTAAGGCAGAGGATTTGTCATTGACGCAGCTGTATGAGCACCGTACGTTTATGCGCCAACAGGGCAACCGTTCTTTAGATCATGAAGTGGCATTTTGGCAAAAGCTACTATCGCCATTATCGATATTGTCGCTGGTGATTGTCGCTTGCTCGTTTGTCTTTGGCTCGCTACGGACGCACAGCTTAGGCTTGCGTATCGTCGTAGCGTTGTTGTTTGGTCTACTATTTAGCTACATTCAGGACTTAGTCGGATTTGTATCGCTAGCGACAGGCTTTTCACCAATGCTCATGGTGCTATTACCAATTATCGGCAGTGCACTATTAGGCGGATATTTGATAAAACGCCAGATGTAA
- the ruvX gene encoding Holliday junction resolvase RuvX, with translation MVDSTFTANSTDAIDNDIDINTLDNDSNITAETIEPGVKPHLILALDYGVKKMGMALGNTITQTARAFDILAMNNGQPDWDNLIGIIKVWGVAQVVVGLPLNMDGTSSMLSKRAHKFARRLAHRVMEQHLPVTVSMCDERLTSIEAREIAWDNGWIKNERDPIDDISACILMSTYFADPNSSIAIDAIKAE, from the coding sequence ATGGTAGATAGCACTTTTACGGCTAATAGCACAGACGCTATAGATAATGACATTGATATTAATACTCTTGATAACGATAGCAATATCACTGCTGAAACTATTGAGCCAGGAGTAAAGCCGCATCTTATCTTGGCGCTAGACTACGGTGTCAAAAAGATGGGCATGGCGCTCGGTAATACCATCACACAGACGGCTCGTGCCTTTGACATTTTGGCAATGAATAACGGGCAGCCAGATTGGGACAATCTAATTGGTATCATCAAAGTCTGGGGCGTGGCGCAAGTCGTGGTTGGTCTACCGCTTAATATGGATGGCACTAGCTCTATGCTTTCAAAACGAGCACACAAATTCGCTCGTCGTCTGGCCCATAGAGTGATGGAGCAACATTTGCCAGTGACCGTATCAATGTGTGATGAGCGGCTAACTTCAATCGAAGCAAGAGAAATAGCATGGGACAATGGTTGGATCAAAAACGAACGCGACCCAATCGATGATATCTCCGCTTGTATCCTAATGTCGACCTATTTTGCTGATCCTAATAGCAGTATCGCTATCGATGCAATCAAAGCAGAATAA
- the tusA gene encoding sulfurtransferase TusA, translating to MTTSIPDTPIHHHLDTQGLICPEPVMMLHRVIRKADGGEVIEILATDPATTRDIPNFCRHLGHELIGQETLAENVSLDDDPDEITIDSDDDTPASATLYRYLVKKRMA from the coding sequence ATGACCACTTCGATACCAGATACGCCTATCCACCATCACTTAGATACTCAAGGGCTAATCTGTCCTGAGCCCGTCATGATGCTACATCGCGTCATTCGCAAAGCAGATGGCGGTGAAGTGATTGAGATATTAGCGACAGATCCGGCTACCACGCGCGATATTCCAAATTTCTGTCGTCACCTAGGGCATGAGCTAATAGGCCAAGAAACATTGGCTGAAAACGTGAGCTTAGACGATGATCCTGATGAAATCACCATCGATAGCGATGACGATACGCCTGCAAGCGCGACGCTATATCGCTATCTGGTTAAGAAAAGAATGGCATGA
- a CDS encoding PH domain-containing protein → MPDIIFVSKIDFWLAMLLWGLSLFTVSVPLWQWKRGAHKSLIQTILMTVILIPFAALMLIPFFGTEYTLTNDQLQVDSGFSVQKIELTNITYIMPTRSMSSAPALSLDRIKILYNDEEILISPKDKPRFYREIRARNPRIVLDTAGE, encoded by the coding sequence ATGCCAGACATTATATTCGTATCCAAAATAGACTTTTGGCTCGCAATGCTACTCTGGGGTTTGAGCTTATTTACTGTGTCTGTTCCATTATGGCAGTGGAAGCGAGGTGCTCACAAATCCCTCATACAAACTATATTAATGACGGTTATTCTCATACCTTTTGCAGCACTAATGCTCATCCCTTTTTTCGGTACTGAGTACACATTAACGAATGACCAGCTACAAGTAGATAGTGGGTTCTCTGTTCAAAAAATTGAGCTTACAAATATCACCTATATTATGCCAACTCGAAGTATGAGTTCTGCGCCAGCTCTATCATTGGATAGGATTAAAATATTATATAACGATGAAGAAATACTAATTTCACCAAAAGACAAGCCACGTTTTTATCGCGAGATACGGGCACGTAATCCTAGAATAGTGCTAGATACAGCAGGCGAATAG
- the recN gene encoding DNA repair protein RecN, with protein MLVSLTLHQFALIAQHELSVAEGFNVITGETGAGKSLLLDALSLCVGERADSAMVRHGAAHADIYAQFDVENNSVVAEWFTKNERPLEEPEVLIRRQLSNTGRSKAWLNGSPVSLAELKSLGTLLVNIHSQHAQQALLKPQFVVQWLDEMAQITPLAIQTASSYQTYQQLKRRVDDIASREAQRQDRIQLLQSQLADIAPLLAVDYAEVESEHEELSNIEALMQEASHGLHLLDNDTDEPDVMTLLGQAIKLCDNQVSVSQTFEQASEQLHLAQQQITEVTALLSDYAEQQLPDPERLQTLDNLISLGHRLSRKHSLPASDLIDEAKGWEAQLEQLENEPSSDAMAAQIEQAWQDYLALATQLNKDRTKAAPIISKQLIKQLQPLALPNARCEFVFTKKAEPSQYNAQGCFDIDLLFSANVGMPMQPLHKIASGGELSRMALVMQVLQATNADNNAAKPMLVFDEVDVGISGGTAQVVGELLRSLGQTQQLLAITHQAQVAAQAHQHILVQKHHQEQTESELLILTNSAQVDELARMSGGVIITDVTRDHARSLLSDVK; from the coding sequence ATGCTAGTATCGTTAACTTTACATCAGTTTGCGTTGATTGCTCAGCATGAGCTGAGCGTGGCTGAAGGTTTTAATGTCATCACTGGTGAAACAGGTGCTGGCAAGTCGTTATTGCTAGATGCACTATCACTGTGTGTCGGTGAGCGAGCAGACAGTGCGATGGTCAGGCATGGCGCCGCGCATGCAGATATCTACGCTCAATTTGATGTAGAAAATAACAGCGTTGTCGCTGAGTGGTTTACCAAAAATGAGCGACCGCTAGAAGAGCCTGAAGTACTTATTCGACGTCAACTGAGTAATACTGGCCGCTCAAAAGCATGGCTAAATGGTTCACCGGTTAGCTTAGCGGAGCTAAAGAGTTTAGGCACTTTACTGGTCAATATACATAGCCAACATGCTCAGCAAGCATTGCTCAAGCCTCAATTTGTGGTGCAATGGCTTGATGAAATGGCACAGATAACACCGCTAGCCATCCAAACTGCCAGTAGCTATCAAACCTATCAGCAACTAAAACGTCGCGTGGATGATATCGCAAGTCGCGAAGCCCAGCGTCAAGATCGTATTCAGTTGTTGCAGAGTCAATTAGCAGATATTGCGCCGTTATTGGCTGTGGATTACGCAGAAGTTGAATCTGAACACGAAGAGCTCTCCAATATTGAAGCCTTAATGCAAGAGGCCAGTCATGGTCTGCATTTGCTCGACAATGATACCGATGAGCCAGACGTCATGACCTTGCTCGGACAAGCAATTAAACTCTGTGACAATCAAGTAAGCGTCAGTCAAACGTTTGAACAAGCTTCTGAACAGCTCCATCTAGCACAGCAGCAAATCACTGAGGTGACTGCTCTGCTATCAGATTATGCCGAACAGCAGCTACCTGATCCTGAACGCTTGCAAACATTAGACAATTTAATCAGCTTAGGACATCGTTTGTCACGTAAGCATAGCTTGCCAGCGAGTGATTTAATTGATGAAGCAAAAGGTTGGGAAGCGCAATTAGAGCAGCTAGAGAACGAGCCAAGTAGTGATGCAATGGCAGCGCAAATTGAGCAGGCTTGGCAAGACTATCTCGCTCTGGCGACACAGTTAAATAAAGATCGTACGAAAGCTGCCCCGATAATTAGTAAGCAACTCATCAAACAACTACAACCGCTTGCGCTACCCAATGCTCGCTGTGAATTTGTTTTTACTAAGAAAGCCGAACCTAGTCAGTACAATGCCCAAGGTTGTTTTGATATTGACTTATTATTCAGCGCCAATGTCGGTATGCCAATGCAGCCCCTACACAAAATCGCCTCAGGTGGTGAACTGTCACGTATGGCGCTCGTGATGCAAGTCTTACAAGCGACCAATGCTGATAACAATGCCGCCAAGCCTATGCTGGTATTTGATGAGGTCGATGTCGGTATCAGTGGCGGTACTGCGCAAGTGGTTGGCGAACTGCTACGCTCGCTTGGCCAAACACAGCAATTGCTAGCCATCACGCACCAAGCACAAGTCGCAGCACAAGCGCATCAACATATCTTGGTACAAAAGCATCATCAAGAACAGACCGAAAGCGAGCTACTCATACTGACCAACAGTGCGCAAGTAGACGAGTTGGCACGTATGTCTGGCGGTGTCATTATCACTGATGTCACACGCGATCATGCCCGCAGCTTATTATCCGATGTTAAATAA
- a CDS encoding class I SAM-dependent methyltransferase, whose translation MSHRPPADLLKNAEHWREDINFRQEVLGKPFDFATTWGIFSPQKLDDGSLMLLDYVNFEQDDDSIDLGCGYGVLGMTAARECPNGQHTLIDKDFMAVEYARRNCEKNGLNNVDVHLSNGFNHVAKDKDFSLVMSNLPAKVGKEQHYLYFLDAYARMRKGGRFYVVTINGLRQFVKRSFTEVFGNSDKIKQGKTYTITMATKD comes from the coding sequence ATGAGCCATAGACCACCTGCTGACCTATTAAAAAATGCCGAACACTGGCGCGAAGATATCAATTTTCGCCAAGAAGTGCTGGGTAAGCCGTTTGATTTTGCGACCACGTGGGGCATTTTTTCACCGCAAAAACTCGATGACGGTAGCTTGATGCTGCTTGATTATGTGAATTTTGAGCAAGATGATGATTCGATCGACTTGGGCTGTGGTTATGGTGTACTTGGTATGACGGCAGCACGTGAATGTCCGAATGGTCAGCATACGCTGATTGATAAAGACTTTATGGCGGTAGAATACGCACGTCGTAACTGTGAGAAAAATGGTCTAAACAATGTCGATGTGCATTTATCAAATGGCTTTAATCATGTGGCAAAAGACAAAGACTTTAGCCTTGTGATGTCCAACTTGCCAGCCAAAGTAGGCAAAGAGCAGCATTATTTATACTTCCTCGATGCCTATGCGCGCATGCGTAAAGGTGGCCGTTTTTATGTCGTGACCATCAATGGCCTACGCCAATTTGTGAAGCGCTCGTTTACCGAAGTGTTTGGCAATAGCGACAAAATCAAGCAAGGTAAAACCTATACGATTACGATGGCGACCAAAGACTAG
- a CDS encoding DUF3817 domain-containing protein: protein MSQAQPSALTKRQNTALRNLTIMGYLEGTSFLLLLGVAMPLKYMFDIPEAVSYVGPVHGVLFVAYVVVLIITAGRIKLPLWALPAGVLGSFLPFGPFIFDHLLKKSLRK from the coding sequence GTGTCGCAAGCTCAACCATCTGCCTTAACGAAGCGTCAAAACACTGCACTCCGAAACCTCACGATCATGGGTTATTTAGAAGGTACTTCCTTTCTATTGTTACTTGGTGTCGCGATGCCACTCAAATATATGTTCGATATTCCAGAAGCGGTGAGCTATGTCGGTCCAGTGCATGGGGTATTATTCGTCGCTTATGTCGTAGTGCTGATCATCACCGCGGGTAGGATAAAACTGCCGCTTTGGGCACTACCTGCTGGCGTGCTTGGCTCATTTTTGCCATTTGGGCCATTTATATTTGATCATTTATTAAAGAAGAGTTTGAGGAAGTAA
- the xerD gene encoding site-specific tyrosine recombinase XerD, whose protein sequence is MSRDRAVQQRQPKALAVDDEPAYMTEFRQAMLARGLATRTRNAYVRDLRSCELTNSIALTRWQPDDVLHCLSLLAQEGKTPRTQARMLSSLRQFYLWMIASNLREDNPCERIKSPKLGRPLPKDLAEADVDNLLAAPDTSTALGLRDKAMLEVLYACGLRVSELINLSLEQVNLNSGWLQITGKGNKTRLVPLGEYAADALEDYLSHGRGDLIAHLKSGNCQAVFLTAQGGYMTRQNFWYLLKKYAKVASIDKELSPHTLRHAFATHLLNHGADLRSVQLLLGHSDLSTTQIYTHVATARLQKLHAEHHPRG, encoded by the coding sequence ATGAGCCGTGATCGTGCCGTGCAACAGCGTCAACCTAAAGCATTGGCGGTCGATGATGAGCCAGCTTATATGACTGAGTTTCGTCAAGCCATGCTGGCGCGCGGTCTAGCGACGCGTACTCGTAATGCGTACGTCCGCGACCTACGCTCTTGTGAGCTGACCAATTCTATCGCCCTGACACGTTGGCAGCCTGATGATGTGCTGCACTGTCTGTCCCTGCTTGCTCAAGAGGGCAAAACCCCACGTACCCAAGCACGCATGCTCTCAAGCTTGCGCCAGTTTTATCTATGGATGATTGCCAGTAATCTGCGTGAAGATAATCCTTGTGAGCGTATCAAAAGCCCAAAGCTCGGACGTCCGCTGCCAAAAGACTTAGCCGAGGCTGACGTCGATAATCTACTTGCTGCACCTGATACCAGTACGGCACTTGGACTGCGTGATAAAGCCATGCTAGAAGTTTTATATGCCTGCGGTCTACGGGTGAGTGAGTTGATTAACCTCTCATTAGAGCAAGTGAATCTAAACTCAGGCTGGCTACAAATCACGGGGAAAGGGAATAAAACGCGACTGGTGCCCCTCGGCGAATATGCAGCGGATGCATTGGAAGATTATCTTTCTCATGGACGTGGCGATTTGATTGCGCATTTAAAATCAGGCAATTGCCAAGCGGTATTTTTGACGGCGCAAGGTGGCTATATGACGCGGCAGAACTTTTGGTATCTACTTAAGAAGTACGCCAAAGTTGCCAGTATCGATAAAGAGCTCTCACCGCATACCCTGCGCCATGCGTTTGCCACGCATTTGCTCAATCATGGTGCAGACTTGCGTAGTGTGCAGTTGTTGCTAGGGCATAGCGATTTATCAACCACGCAAATCTATACTCATGTGGCAACGGCGAGATTGCAGAAATTACATGCCGAGCATCACCCACGTGGGTAG
- a CDS encoding prepilin peptidase, whose product MQFIQLLQENIALALFVFGLLGLCVGSFLNVVIHRIPLMMVYGWRQECSQFMSEQADMPREHTLPIANIVATDQPITLSRPASRCPHCAHKIKWYENIPLISWLLLRGRCSSCKAAIGLRYPLVELITALLSVLVIYKFGVSTTGLSALVLVWTLVALTGIDFDTQLLPDRLTFPLAGLGLAVNSQSWFVSPTQSIWGLLLGFLSLWIVVKVFYLITKKHGMGQGDFKLLAVLGAWLGPIMLPLIILLSSLLGSIVGLILMKKQGESRPFAFGPYIAIAGIVALLYGSDIVSWYLGMYV is encoded by the coding sequence ATGCAATTTATACAGTTACTACAAGAAAACATCGCCCTAGCTTTATTCGTATTTGGCCTATTAGGTCTTTGCGTTGGCAGTTTTCTAAATGTTGTGATTCATCGCATACCGCTGATGATGGTGTATGGTTGGAGACAAGAGTGTAGCCAGTTCATGTCTGAACAAGCAGATATGCCACGCGAGCATACGCTGCCCATAGCAAATATTGTCGCTACTGACCAACCAATTACTTTAAGTCGACCTGCCTCACGCTGTCCTCATTGCGCACATAAAATTAAGTGGTATGAAAACATTCCTTTAATAAGTTGGCTATTACTACGCGGACGCTGTTCAAGCTGCAAAGCGGCTATCGGTCTACGTTATCCTCTCGTTGAGCTAATAACTGCCCTCCTGTCCGTATTAGTAATATATAAGTTTGGGGTAAGTACTACAGGCTTGTCCGCATTGGTTTTAGTATGGACACTGGTTGCTCTAACAGGTATCGACTTTGACACACAGTTACTACCTGATCGTCTAACTTTTCCTTTGGCAGGCTTAGGGTTGGCGGTAAACTCACAAAGCTGGTTCGTCTCACCAACACAGTCGATATGGGGATTACTACTTGGGTTTTTATCGCTATGGATAGTAGTCAAAGTGTTTTACTTAATAACTAAAAAACATGGAATGGGCCAAGGGGATTTTAAACTATTGGCGGTATTAGGTGCTTGGCTTGGGCCTATAATGTTACCCTTAATCATCCTACTATCGTCTTTACTTGGCTCTATCGTTGGATTGATCTTGATGAAAAAACAGGGTGAAAGCCGACCTTTTGCTTTTGGGCCTTATATCGCTATAGCAGGTATCGTTGCCTTATTATACGGCTCAGATATCGTCAGCTGGTATCTCGGTATGTATGTCTAA
- the rlmB gene encoding 23S rRNA (guanosine(2251)-2'-O)-methyltransferase RlmB yields the protein MAKPIYFYGIHAIDALLEHRPLDGLSLFVQQGRESDSHVQAIMAEAEANGISIQPTQKDKLTQLCGSPQHQGVVLNARPLGFADEGLLDTIIGREQCLLLVLDQITDAHNFGACLRTAVAMGVDAVVCPKHHAASLTPTVAKVSVGAAEMMPIISVTNLARTLSQIKNAGVFVFGTALSEEAKPIHAADLTGKTAIIMGSEGEGMRRLTMESCDELVYIPMSGNEHGNLQSLNVSVATGMALYEVNRQRTLAAGQA from the coding sequence ATGGCAAAACCCATTTATTTTTACGGCATTCATGCAATTGATGCGTTACTTGAACATCGTCCTCTTGATGGTCTTAGCTTGTTTGTGCAGCAAGGGCGTGAGAGTGACAGTCATGTACAAGCTATCATGGCTGAAGCGGAAGCAAACGGCATTAGCATTCAACCAACCCAAAAAGACAAGCTAACGCAATTATGTGGCAGTCCGCAGCATCAAGGCGTGGTGCTCAATGCTCGTCCGTTAGGCTTCGCTGATGAAGGTTTGCTTGATACTATTATTGGTCGTGAGCAATGCTTGTTATTGGTACTGGATCAAATCACAGATGCACATAATTTTGGTGCTTGCCTGCGTACCGCCGTGGCGATGGGTGTGGATGCAGTGGTTTGTCCAAAACACCATGCGGCAAGTCTAACGCCAACAGTGGCTAAAGTATCGGTCGGTGCGGCAGAGATGATGCCAATCATCAGCGTTACGAACTTGGCACGCACGTTGTCGCAAATCAAAAATGCAGGCGTTTTCGTATTTGGTACGGCACTTAGTGAAGAGGCTAAGCCAATACATGCCGCTGACCTAACTGGCAAGACCGCTATCATTATGGGTTCAGAAGGAGAGGGTATGCGTCGCCTGACAATGGAGAGCTGTGATGAGTTGGTTTATATTCCAATGTCAGGAAACGAGCATGGTAATCTACAGAGCCTAAACGTGAGTGTTGCTACTGGCATGGCGTTGTACGAGGTTAATCGCCAGCGAACTTTAGCTGCTGGGCAAGCGTAA
- a CDS encoding pyrimidine/purine nucleoside phosphorylase — MTAAQFTNVTVNAQATVSYDGRCSSHTIMFEDGRHKTLGVILPCDNLVEHYHFSTNTSERIEITSGECEVKINGDDEFSYYRAGQSFVVEGNSGFNLRTEEIVQYVCHLEG, encoded by the coding sequence ATGACAGCGGCGCAGTTTACTAACGTAACAGTTAATGCCCAAGCGACAGTATCTTATGATGGTCGCTGCTCAAGCCATACCATTATGTTTGAGGATGGTCGTCATAAAACGCTAGGTGTGATCTTACCTTGTGACAACTTGGTTGAGCATTATCACTTTAGCACTAATACCTCTGAGCGTATCGAAATCACTAGTGGTGAGTGTGAAGTGAAAATTAATGGTGATGATGAATTCAGCTACTACCGTGCAGGTCAATCATTTGTCGTTGAAGGCAATAGCGGTTTTAACCTACGTACTGAAGAGATTGTTCAATATGTCTGTCATCTAGAAGGCTGA